The following are encoded in a window of Camelus ferus isolate YT-003-E chromosome 20, BCGSAC_Cfer_1.0, whole genome shotgun sequence genomic DNA:
- the IL17A gene encoding interleukin-17A — MAPGRPSSAFQLLLLLLGLAAVVKAGAIIPQSPGCPITEDKKFPQHVKLNLNILNRNTNPKRPTDYYKRSTSPWTLHRNEDPERYPSVIWEAKCSHSGCVNAKGKVDHHMNSVPIQQEILVLRREPQHCPHSFRLEKMLVAVGCTCVTPIVRHVA, encoded by the exons ATGGCTCCTGGAAGACCTTCATCCGCG TTCCagttactgctgctgctgctgggtctGGCGGCAGTGGTGAAGGCAGGAGCCATAATCCCACAGAGCCCAGGATGCCCGATTACCGAGGACAAGAAATTCCCTCAGCACGTGAAGCTCAACTTGAACATCCTTAACCGGAACACGAATCCCAAAAGGCCCACCGATTACTATAAACGGTCCACCTCACCTTGGACTCTACA CCGCAACGAGGACCCCGAGCGGTACCCCTCTGTGATCTGGGAGGCCAAGTGCAGCCACTCGGGCTGTGTCAACGCTAAGGGGAAGGTCGACCACCACATGAACTCCGTCCCCATCCAGCAAGAGATCCTGGTCCTGCGACGGGAGCCTCAGCACTGCCCACACTCCTTCCGGCTGGAGAAGATGCTGGTGGCCGTGGGCTGCACCTGCGTCACCCCCATTGTACGCCATGTGGCTTAA